From Salvia splendens isolate huo1 chromosome 3, SspV2, whole genome shotgun sequence, a single genomic window includes:
- the LOC121795412 gene encoding dol-P-Glc:Glc(2)Man(9)GlcNAc(2)-PP-Dol alpha-1,2-glucosyltransferase-like isoform X2 → MPNSRSSHRQSFCSRPLHVKDEIFHVPQAQHYCWGNFTSWDPMITTPPGLYFLSLAYIASLFPGLFCMRAVPSFSDSCSTSILRLTNGVLAVVCSILVYEIITHLRPSLDDKIATFRAVVLSLYPLHWFFSFLYYTDVASLTAVLAMYLLVLKKKYIFSSLLGAVSVLVRQTNIIWLLFVACTGVIEFAQSHLKDREEEIDKVKTAMQNDDFSDVHKGVSVISKLRKRRVNNGVRNQKKLAVETLNPMVHSSGLLDEIYSIVLISWNHLLEILVLLSPFLMVFAAFIAFVCWNGSIVLGAKDAHAVSPHFAQFLYYGVVSSLFTFPVHFSFGQAATLSHQLLKNRLLGFFQGFMALALTFLSVKIFSIAHPYLLADNRHYPFYLWRKVINRHWSTKYIMIPFYIYSWFSIVCNLAKNQKKLWVLVYVLACAATLIPTPLIEFRYYTIPFFFMVLHTDIVDNMSWLLLGFLYLCINFFTMYMFLFRPFSWAHGAGTQRFIW, encoded by the exons ATGCCTAATTCCCGTTCATCTCATCGTCAATCGTTTTGTTCCCGACCCTTACATG TGAAGGATGAGATATTCCACGTTCCCCAGGCGCAACACTACTGttggggaaatttcacaagttGGGATCCCATGATCACCACGCCTCCTGGACT GTACTTTCTTTCACTTGCCTATATTGCTTCTTTGTTTCCAGGATTGTTCTGCATGCGAGCAGTGCCATCGTTTTCAGACTCATGCTCTACTTCAATTCTACGACTAACCAATGGTGTTCTTGCAGTAGTATGTAGCATTCTTGTATATGAGATAATCACTCATCTTAGACCATCGCTTGATGACAAGATAGCAACATTTCGTGCTGTGGTTTTGTCATTGTATCCGTTGCACTGGTTCTTCTCCTTTTTATACTATACAGACGTGGCATCTCTAACTGCCGTACTTGCTATGTATCTTTTAGTTTTGAAGAAGAAGTACATCTTCAGTTCTTTG CTAGGGGCTGTTTCTGTGTTGGTAAGGCAAACAAATATTATATGGTTGCTCTTTGTTGCTTGCACTGGTGTTATAGAGTTCGCTCAGTCTCATCTAAAGGATAGGGAGGAGGAAATAGATAAGGTAAAGACAGCAATGCAAAATGATGATTTCTCCGACGTTCATAAGGGTGTTTCAGTGATCTCCAAATTGAGAAAGCGAAGGGTCAATAATGGTGTGAGAAATCAGAAAAAACTTGCTGTAGAAACGTTGAATCCTATGGTACATTCCTCAG GATTGCTTGACGAGATTTATAGCATAGTACTTATATCCTGGAATCATTTATTGGAGATTTTGGTTTTGCTAAGTCCTTTCTTGATGGTATTTGCGGCTTTTATAGCATTTGTGTGCTGGAATGGGAGTATTGTTCTTG GTGCTAAAGACGCACATGCAGTTTCCCCCCATTTTGCCCAGTTTCTGTATTACGGCGTGGTTTCTTCTCTGTTTACTTTTCCTGTCCATTTCTCTTTTGGTCAAGCTGCCACTCTGTCTCATCAGCTCCTCAAGAACAGACTGCTTGGCTTTTTTCAGGGTTTCATGGCCTTGGCCCTTACTTTCCTTTCTGTGAAAATTTTCAG CATTGCCCACCCATATCTCCTAGCGGACAATCGGCATTATCCTTTCTATCTCTGGCGGAAAGTCATCAACCGCCATTGGTCGACCAAGTACATAATGATCCCATTTTATATTTACTCGTGGTTCTCCATAGTCTGTAATTTGG CCAAAAATCAGAAGAAGCTCTGGGTGTTGGTATATGTTTTGGCTTGCGCTGCAACACTTATCCCCACGCCATTGATAGAGTTCAGATACTATACAATTCCATTCTTCTTTATGGTTCTCCACACCGACATTGTTGACAACATGAGTTGGCTTCTTCTGGGGTTCTTGTATCTTTGTATCAATTTCTTTACAATGTATATGTTCTTGTTCCGGCCCTTCTCTTGGGCGCACGGAGCTGGGACGCAGAGGTTCATTTGGTGA
- the LOC121795412 gene encoding dol-P-Glc:Glc(2)Man(9)GlcNAc(2)-PP-Dol alpha-1,2-glucosyltransferase-like isoform X3: protein MRAVPSFSDSCSTSILRLTNGVLAVVCSILVYEIITHLRPSLDDKIATFRAVVLSLYPLHWFFSFLYYTDVASLTAVLAMYLLVLKKKYIFSSLLGAVSVLVRQTNIIWLLFVACTGVIEFAQSHLKDREEEIDKVKTAMQNDDFSDVHKGVSVISKLRKRRVNNGVRNQKKLAVETLNPMVHSSGLLDEIYSIVLISWNHLLEILVLLSPFLMVFAAFIAFVCWNGSIVLGAKDAHAVSPHFAQFLYYGVVSSLFTFPVHFSFGQAATLSHQLLKNRLLGFFQGFMALALTFLSVKIFSIAHPYLLADNRHYPFYLWRKVINRHWSTKYIMIPFYIYSWFSIVCNLAKNQKKLWVLVYVLACAATLIPTPLIEFRYYTIPFFFMVLHTDIVDNMSWLLLGFLYLCINFFTMYMFLFRPFSWAHGAGTQRFIW, encoded by the exons ATGCGAGCAGTGCCATCGTTTTCAGACTCATGCTCTACTTCAATTCTACGACTAACCAATGGTGTTCTTGCAGTAGTATGTAGCATTCTTGTATATGAGATAATCACTCATCTTAGACCATCGCTTGATGACAAGATAGCAACATTTCGTGCTGTGGTTTTGTCATTGTATCCGTTGCACTGGTTCTTCTCCTTTTTATACTATACAGACGTGGCATCTCTAACTGCCGTACTTGCTATGTATCTTTTAGTTTTGAAGAAGAAGTACATCTTCAGTTCTTTG CTAGGGGCTGTTTCTGTGTTGGTAAGGCAAACAAATATTATATGGTTGCTCTTTGTTGCTTGCACTGGTGTTATAGAGTTCGCTCAGTCTCATCTAAAGGATAGGGAGGAGGAAATAGATAAGGTAAAGACAGCAATGCAAAATGATGATTTCTCCGACGTTCATAAGGGTGTTTCAGTGATCTCCAAATTGAGAAAGCGAAGGGTCAATAATGGTGTGAGAAATCAGAAAAAACTTGCTGTAGAAACGTTGAATCCTATGGTACATTCCTCAG GATTGCTTGACGAGATTTATAGCATAGTACTTATATCCTGGAATCATTTATTGGAGATTTTGGTTTTGCTAAGTCCTTTCTTGATGGTATTTGCGGCTTTTATAGCATTTGTGTGCTGGAATGGGAGTATTGTTCTTG GTGCTAAAGACGCACATGCAGTTTCCCCCCATTTTGCCCAGTTTCTGTATTACGGCGTGGTTTCTTCTCTGTTTACTTTTCCTGTCCATTTCTCTTTTGGTCAAGCTGCCACTCTGTCTCATCAGCTCCTCAAGAACAGACTGCTTGGCTTTTTTCAGGGTTTCATGGCCTTGGCCCTTACTTTCCTTTCTGTGAAAATTTTCAG CATTGCCCACCCATATCTCCTAGCGGACAATCGGCATTATCCTTTCTATCTCTGGCGGAAAGTCATCAACCGCCATTGGTCGACCAAGTACATAATGATCCCATTTTATATTTACTCGTGGTTCTCCATAGTCTGTAATTTGG CCAAAAATCAGAAGAAGCTCTGGGTGTTGGTATATGTTTTGGCTTGCGCTGCAACACTTATCCCCACGCCATTGATAGAGTTCAGATACTATACAATTCCATTCTTCTTTATGGTTCTCCACACCGACATTGTTGACAACATGAGTTGGCTTCTTCTGGGGTTCTTGTATCTTTGTATCAATTTCTTTACAATGTATATGTTCTTGTTCCGGCCCTTCTCTTGGGCGCACGGAGCTGGGACGCAGAGGTTCATTTGGTGA
- the LOC121795412 gene encoding dol-P-Glc:Glc(2)Man(9)GlcNAc(2)-PP-Dol alpha-1,2-glucosyltransferase-like isoform X1, with the protein MGRTTVASVVTVCLIPVHLIVNRFVPDPYMDEIFHVPQAQHYCWGNFTSWDPMITTPPGLYFLSLAYIASLFPGLFCMRAVPSFSDSCSTSILRLTNGVLAVVCSILVYEIITHLRPSLDDKIATFRAVVLSLYPLHWFFSFLYYTDVASLTAVLAMYLLVLKKKYIFSSLLGAVSVLVRQTNIIWLLFVACTGVIEFAQSHLKDREEEIDKVKTAMQNDDFSDVHKGVSVISKLRKRRVNNGVRNQKKLAVETLNPMVHSSGLLDEIYSIVLISWNHLLEILVLLSPFLMVFAAFIAFVCWNGSIVLGAKDAHAVSPHFAQFLYYGVVSSLFTFPVHFSFGQAATLSHQLLKNRLLGFFQGFMALALTFLSVKIFSIAHPYLLADNRHYPFYLWRKVINRHWSTKYIMIPFYIYSWFSIVCNLAKNQKKLWVLVYVLACAATLIPTPLIEFRYYTIPFFFMVLHTDIVDNMSWLLLGFLYLCINFFTMYMFLFRPFSWAHGAGTQRFIW; encoded by the exons ATGGGTAGAACCACCGTTGCTTCGGTCGTAACTGTATGCCTAATTCCCGTTCATCTCATCGTCAATCGTTTTGTTCCCGACCCTTACATG GATGAGATATTCCACGTTCCCCAGGCGCAACACTACTGttggggaaatttcacaagttGGGATCCCATGATCACCACGCCTCCTGGACT GTACTTTCTTTCACTTGCCTATATTGCTTCTTTGTTTCCAGGATTGTTCTGCATGCGAGCAGTGCCATCGTTTTCAGACTCATGCTCTACTTCAATTCTACGACTAACCAATGGTGTTCTTGCAGTAGTATGTAGCATTCTTGTATATGAGATAATCACTCATCTTAGACCATCGCTTGATGACAAGATAGCAACATTTCGTGCTGTGGTTTTGTCATTGTATCCGTTGCACTGGTTCTTCTCCTTTTTATACTATACAGACGTGGCATCTCTAACTGCCGTACTTGCTATGTATCTTTTAGTTTTGAAGAAGAAGTACATCTTCAGTTCTTTG CTAGGGGCTGTTTCTGTGTTGGTAAGGCAAACAAATATTATATGGTTGCTCTTTGTTGCTTGCACTGGTGTTATAGAGTTCGCTCAGTCTCATCTAAAGGATAGGGAGGAGGAAATAGATAAGGTAAAGACAGCAATGCAAAATGATGATTTCTCCGACGTTCATAAGGGTGTTTCAGTGATCTCCAAATTGAGAAAGCGAAGGGTCAATAATGGTGTGAGAAATCAGAAAAAACTTGCTGTAGAAACGTTGAATCCTATGGTACATTCCTCAG GATTGCTTGACGAGATTTATAGCATAGTACTTATATCCTGGAATCATTTATTGGAGATTTTGGTTTTGCTAAGTCCTTTCTTGATGGTATTTGCGGCTTTTATAGCATTTGTGTGCTGGAATGGGAGTATTGTTCTTG GTGCTAAAGACGCACATGCAGTTTCCCCCCATTTTGCCCAGTTTCTGTATTACGGCGTGGTTTCTTCTCTGTTTACTTTTCCTGTCCATTTCTCTTTTGGTCAAGCTGCCACTCTGTCTCATCAGCTCCTCAAGAACAGACTGCTTGGCTTTTTTCAGGGTTTCATGGCCTTGGCCCTTACTTTCCTTTCTGTGAAAATTTTCAG CATTGCCCACCCATATCTCCTAGCGGACAATCGGCATTATCCTTTCTATCTCTGGCGGAAAGTCATCAACCGCCATTGGTCGACCAAGTACATAATGATCCCATTTTATATTTACTCGTGGTTCTCCATAGTCTGTAATTTGG CCAAAAATCAGAAGAAGCTCTGGGTGTTGGTATATGTTTTGGCTTGCGCTGCAACACTTATCCCCACGCCATTGATAGAGTTCAGATACTATACAATTCCATTCTTCTTTATGGTTCTCCACACCGACATTGTTGACAACATGAGTTGGCTTCTTCTGGGGTTCTTGTATCTTTGTATCAATTTCTTTACAATGTATATGTTCTTGTTCCGGCCCTTCTCTTGGGCGCACGGAGCTGGGACGCAGAGGTTCATTTGGTGA